The segment ATGGAATTCCGCTGACCATCTATCTCCTGCTGCCGTGGCTTGCGGCGAGGTTCCCGGGAATCGACTTTCTCTCTCATGATGCCGGTCATCTTCCCGAGATGATTTTCGGCTGGAGCGGCAACCCGCACCTGGGGCCATTTCACATCGCTAGCGACATCTTGATTTTTGGCGGATTCATCATGCTGTCTTCCGCTTGGCGCATTCTGTACCTGGCCCAGCAGCAGCACCGCCTGGCGACCACAGGCCTCTATGCGCGCATGAGGCATCCCCAGTATGTCGCTTTCGTCCTGATTATGTTCGGCTTTCTCCTGCAATGGCCGACGATAGTCACCCTGGTGATGTTCCCCATCCTGGTCTGGATGTATGTTCGACTGGCTAAGTCGGAGGAGCAGGACGCATTGGCCGAGTTCGGGCAGGCTTATGAGGAATATCGTCAAAAAACACCAGCGTTCATTCCACACATGTCAGGCCGAGATGTTCCTCAGGCGCGTCGTCCTCATTGAATTCAACCGTAATTTTCCTTGCACCCGGAGGCTGTCATGAAGCCCTTCACGACTGGTGTGACGCTATCCGCCACGGTCGTGCTGTTCTACGTTCTATGCACGCTCGTTTGGATGGTTCTTCCTGAGCCCTTCATGAATTTCATGAATGCGCTCTTTCACGGCCTCGATTTCCGGCGCCTTCGGACCGGCGAACCGGTTTCCTGGTGGTCCATCATCTATCCAGCCTTTGTGTTTGCAGTGTGGTTCTTTGCTGCCGGCGCCTTCTTTGCATGGTTACACAACAGCCTTCGAGGAGAGACCTGACAGCTCTTTCCGAGCTCGTTTCACGTCCGGGCCGGCGGCCAGCTGCGAAGTAGGGGGTGCCGTCGAGTTTTCTTGGTCCGGAAAATTCAAAGCACCATTGGAGGGCGCAACTCTCATCCGCCACGAATCGGTCAGGTCGGTCACTAAGCTGGCTCAGAGGACGTTAAGCGGGATTTTCAGATAGCGAACGCCATTGGCATCGGGCGGCGGCAACTTCCCGGCTCGGATATTGACTTGCACCGACGGCAGAAGCAGCGTAGGCATCGCCAGCGTCGCGTCGCGCGCCTGGCGCATGGCCACGAACTGCTCCTCGTTCACGCCGTCATGCACCTGGATGTTGCCTTCACGCTGAGCGCGCACCGTCGTCTCCCATGCGGGCCCCCGCCCCTCGGGCGGATAGTCGTGGCACATGAACAGCCGTGTGTTGCCCGGCAGGTCCAGCAGCTTGCGGATGGAGCGATACAAGTCGTGCGCGTCGCCGCCCGGGAAATCGCAGCGAGCCGTGCCGACGTCCGGCATGAACAGCGTATCGCCGACAAAGACCGCGTCCCCAATCTGGTAAGCCATGTCGGCGGGTGTATGCCCTGGCACGTGAATCGCCCTGCCGGTGAGGCCGCCGATGGCAAACGTCGCACCGTCGTGAAACAGGTGGTCGAACTGCGATCCGTCGAGCTGGAACTCAGGCTCCAGGTTGAAGAGCTTCTTGAAGACCCCCTGTACGTTGCGGATGTTTTGGCCTATTGCTATCTGGCCACCTAGGTGTTTCTTCAAATATGGCGCGGCAGACAAATGGTCGGCATGCGCGTGCGTCTCGAGAATCCACTCGACTCGCAGCTCATTCGCGCGCACAAACGCAACGACCTTATCGGCACTTGCCGTCGACGTCCGCCCCGCCTTCGGGTCGTAGTCCAGCACCGAGTCGATGATGGCGCACTCGGGGTGCCCCTCCTGAAAGACCACGTACGTCACAGTCCAGGTCGCCGGGTCGAAGAACGGCTGGATAGTCGGGTGCATGCTCGCCTCCTTAAATGCAGTACACTCTATTCACATACATTATATTCTTCAATATACTATACATAGGCAAAGTGTGGACAACCTATGGATCAGCTTCACCCCGTCATCGACCTCGCCACCATGCAAGCTGCTGCGGCGAACGCCTGTTCCCTGCTCAAGGTACTAGCCAATCCAGACCGCCTGATGCTGATGTGCCGCCTGTCCCAAGGCGAGCTATCTGTCGGTGAACTGGAGGAGCAGCTCGGCATCAGGCAGCCGACGCTGTCTCAACAGCTCGGCGTGTTGCGCGAGAACAACCTGGTGGCGACGCGCCGTGACGGCAAGAACATCTTCTATTCGGTGGCGAGCACCCAGGCGCTTGCCGTCATGGCGGTCCTTTATGAACAGTTCTGTGCCAACCCCAATCAGGAGGCGACATGCTGATTGACCTCGCTAATTTCACGCCCGGCCCGTCACTGGTCGGCGGGCTCATCATCGGTGTGGCAGCCGCCGTGCTGCTGCTGTTCAACGGTCGCATTGCCGGCATCAGCGGCATCTTTGGCGGCCTGCTCAGCCTGCCTCGAAAGGACATGGCCTGGCGCCTGGCCTTCCTTGCCGGCCTGGCTGGAGCTCCTGTCATTGCGAGCCTGCTCGGCAAGCCGGCCGTTGCGGATATCCAGGCAAGCTGGGGCGAAATCCTGGTCGCCGGCTTCATGGTAGGCCTTGGCACTCGCTACGCCAGCGGCTGCACCAGCGGTCATGGCGTGTGCGGCATCTCGCGCGGTTCCATCCGCTCGCTGGTCGCCACCCTGACCTTCATGATTGCGGGATTTCTGACCGTCTTCGTGCAACGGCACTTGATTGGAGGCTGATATGACCGCCATTACTGCACTCCTGGCAGGCCTGCTATTCGGCATTGGCCTGATGATCTCCGGCATGGCCAACCCGGCCAAGGTGCTGGATTTTCTTGACCTTGCAGGAACGTGGGACCCCTCCCTCGCTTTTGTGATGATCGGTGCCATCGCCATTGGCTCGCTCGCCGTCCTCATCGCCAAGCACCGCAATCGCTCCTTCCTTGGGCTGCCTGTGCAACTGCCGGCCAGCACGACCCTGACGCTTCGGCTGGTACTGGGAAGCGCCGCCTTCGGTGTCGGCTGGGGTCTGGCCGGCTTCTGTCCTGGCCCCGCGCTAGTGGCCCTAGGCGCGGGCTATCCGAAGGCCGTCGGCTTTGTGGCGGCCATGGCGGCTGGCATGGCCGTCTTCGAACTCGTCGAGCGGACGAAATCGAGCATGCAGCGCGTCTAAGCACAGCACGCGTGGTGAATTCATTGGCAGCAGCATGGCTGCTGGCACATCCGAGCACCGCTGCAGATGGCATCAGAAATAGGTCTGCGCCGATTGCTCCGGCGCGCAGACCGGCACATCGAAGGGACTGAACATCCCGTGCACCAAACGCTTCGTTGATCCCAATCAAATCAAATCCATGACTGCCGCATAGCTTAGAGAAGGAATTGTCATGTTTTCATAGGAGGATTTTCATCATGTCCAATATTCATCGCCTCTCTAGCCTGATCACTGCGGCCATTGCGCTCGCTTGGGCGACAACAGCTTTCCCGGCGTCGCCGGCTACCGGCACGGAGCATGAGCATCCCGAAAATCGGCAAGATAAGCCTCCGGTCGTAGCCCCAGGAGTGTCCAGTGACGCAAGGCTGGATGCCCAGGTTGCCCACCTGCGTGCCATCAGGGAGCGGCTTTCGCGGGCCAAAACGCCCGAAGAGCGCCAGGCCCTCTTGGTTGAACGCCATCAGGTCATGCAGGATGCAATGGCCATCATGCAACAGGACATGATGAAAATGGGCGGCCCTGGTCGTATGGCTGCCGGCAAAGGAGTCGCCAAGGGAAACGCCCCATCAAATCAAATGCAGATGTGCCGGGATATGGCAGGTAGTCACATGGCGCTCATGCAGGAAATGATGCAGACGATGGCCAACGACCAGGGCATGGGTCCGGGCATGGGTCCGGGCATGGGTCCGGGCATGGGTCCGGGGAGGGGTCCGGGGAGGGGAATGGGTGGAATGATGTCGCCAGGCGGCTAATGGGTCTAGCCGTAAGGGGGGGCTACCTGGCCGCCGTCACTGACTTGTTCAGCCGCCAGGTTGCAGGCTTGCCTTGGGCTCGCCGCGCTTGCCGAATTTGTCCCACTTCTCGCGGGTCCACATTACATGCGCCCAGCACGCAAAGCGGCTCGCGCTGCGGCGTGACGCGTAGGTCGGGTGCAAGTACATGCCACGCTGAGCTTCATAGCTCAGTGGTCCTGAACCGATAGCGGCTTGCCCGTTGAAATCGAGCTCCATCGTGTCCTGAAGGCAAAATCACCGCCGAAGTCAGCACCGGTCGGCAAAAGCCCAGCGCAGGGTGGCTGCTCCTCCTCTGCACAACGGCTGGGGATCTTGGGCTATTCCGCCGCGCGCATGTCAGATTCCGCTGACAGCGCGGTGCGCACGACGTACAAGCGCCCTCCTGATACACGCACAAGGCGCATGGCACCAAGCCGACACGTTTTTCGGATCCGGCTGATTTCGGCATCGCCGGGCGGCAACGATACTGCAGGCATACACGAAGGCAGACGGTTGCCGGAAATCGGCAGCAAGACAGGTCAGCGCGTCAGTGTTGC is part of the Cupriavidus oxalaticus genome and harbors:
- a CDS encoding methyltransferase family protein; this encodes MQPETQSSYGLWSLVIINSAVFIIFAFSFTRPKTQRDWRSFGAFSAFVVALFTEMYGIPLTIYLLLPWLAARFPGIDFLSHDAGHLPEMIFGWSGNPHLGPFHIASDILIFGGFIMLSSAWRILYLAQQQHRLATTGLYARMRHPQYVAFVLIMFGFLLQWPTIVTLVMFPILVWMYVRLAKSEEQDALAEFGQAYEEYRQKTPAFIPHMSGRDVPQARRPH
- a CDS encoding DUF5676 family membrane protein — protein: MKPFTTGVTLSATVVLFYVLCTLVWMVLPEPFMNFMNALFHGLDFRRLRTGEPVSWWSIIYPAFVFAVWFFAAGAFFAWLHNSLRGET
- a CDS encoding MBL fold metallo-hydrolase; the protein is MHPTIQPFFDPATWTVTYVVFQEGHPECAIIDSVLDYDPKAGRTSTASADKVVAFVRANELRVEWILETHAHADHLSAAPYLKKHLGGQIAIGQNIRNVQGVFKKLFNLEPEFQLDGSQFDHLFHDGATFAIGGLTGRAIHVPGHTPADMAYQIGDAVFVGDTLFMPDVGTARCDFPGGDAHDLYRSIRKLLDLPGNTRLFMCHDYPPEGRGPAWETTVRAQREGNIQVHDGVNEEQFVAMRQARDATLAMPTLLLPSVQVNIRAGKLPPPDANGVRYLKIPLNVL
- a CDS encoding ArsR/SmtB family transcription factor; its protein translation is MDQLHPVIDLATMQAAAANACSLLKVLANPDRLMLMCRLSQGELSVGELEEQLGIRQPTLSQQLGVLRENNLVATRRDGKNIFYSVASTQALAVMAVLYEQFCANPNQEATC
- a CDS encoding YeeE/YedE family protein, whose product is MLIDLANFTPGPSLVGGLIIGVAAAVLLLFNGRIAGISGIFGGLLSLPRKDMAWRLAFLAGLAGAPVIASLLGKPAVADIQASWGEILVAGFMVGLGTRYASGCTSGHGVCGISRGSIRSLVATLTFMIAGFLTVFVQRHLIGG
- a CDS encoding DUF6691 family protein, which codes for MTAITALLAGLLFGIGLMISGMANPAKVLDFLDLAGTWDPSLAFVMIGAIAIGSLAVLIAKHRNRSFLGLPVQLPASTTLTLRLVLGSAAFGVGWGLAGFCPGPALVALGAGYPKAVGFVAAMAAGMAVFELVERTKSSMQRV